One Rhodococcus sp. P1Y DNA window includes the following coding sequences:
- the eltD gene encoding erythritol/L-threitol dehyrogenase yields the protein MSDTTIPEKMQAVVCHGPEDYRLEEVAVPVPGPGEALVRVEAVGICASDLKCYHGAAKFWGDENRPAWAETEVIPGHEFVGEIVVIDDEASARWNVAVGDRVVSEQIVPCWKCRYCLRGQYHMCAPHDLYGFKRRTPGAMASYMVYPAQALVHKVSKDIPAAHAAFTEPLSCSLHAVERAGITFDDVVVVAGCGPIGLGMIAGARAKSPAHVIALDMQPEKLALAKECGADIVIDIRNEDAEKIVKDLTDGYGADVYLEATGHPTAVPQGLNLLRKLGTYVEYGVFGSDVTVDWSIISDDKELDVLGAHLGPYCWPAAIRMIESGVLPMDKICTHQLPLADFQKGLDLVGSGAESVKVSLIPS from the coding sequence ATGTCGGATACGACAATCCCGGAGAAGATGCAGGCTGTGGTCTGTCATGGTCCCGAGGACTACCGACTCGAAGAAGTAGCGGTCCCGGTACCCGGACCAGGGGAAGCGTTGGTACGCGTGGAGGCCGTCGGAATCTGTGCGAGCGACCTGAAGTGCTACCACGGGGCAGCGAAATTCTGGGGTGACGAGAATCGACCTGCATGGGCCGAGACCGAGGTCATCCCAGGCCACGAGTTCGTCGGCGAGATCGTCGTGATCGACGACGAGGCCTCCGCCAGATGGAACGTTGCGGTCGGTGACCGAGTGGTGTCCGAGCAGATCGTTCCGTGCTGGAAGTGCCGATACTGCCTGCGCGGCCAGTACCACATGTGCGCGCCGCACGATCTGTACGGATTCAAGCGCCGGACGCCGGGAGCCATGGCCAGCTACATGGTTTATCCCGCGCAAGCGTTGGTGCACAAGGTCTCCAAGGACATCCCGGCGGCCCACGCAGCATTCACCGAGCCGTTGTCCTGCTCGCTGCACGCCGTCGAGCGGGCAGGTATCACGTTCGACGACGTCGTCGTCGTCGCCGGTTGCGGCCCGATCGGTCTGGGCATGATCGCGGGCGCTCGGGCCAAGAGCCCCGCGCACGTGATTGCCCTCGACATGCAGCCCGAGAAGCTGGCACTGGCCAAGGAATGCGGAGCGGACATCGTCATCGACATCCGAAACGAGGACGCGGAGAAGATCGTCAAGGATCTCACCGACGGCTACGGCGCCGACGTCTACCTCGAAGCCACAGGCCACCCCACTGCAGTTCCCCAGGGCCTGAATCTGCTTCGCAAGCTCGGTACCTACGTCGAGTACGGCGTCTTCGGCAGTGACGTCACGGTCGACTGGTCGATCATCTCCGACGACAAGGAACTCGACGTCCTCGGCGCACACCTCGGACCGTACTGCTGGCCCGCCGCAATCCGCATGATCGAGTCCGGCGTTCTGCCGATGGACAAGATCTGCACCCATCAACTCCCACTCGCCGACTTCCAGAAGGGCCTCGACCTCGTCGGAAGCGGTGCAGAGTCCGTGAAGGTCTCGCTCATCCCGTCCTGA
- a CDS encoding sugar-binding transcriptional regulator, translating to MAITGSASENPLLGQSADGSHFAPTLLYTAAKLYYDEDATQAEVAAKLGTSRATVSRLLSEARRQGIVRIEVVPPSDYSQEDLAERVAAALGLQHVYLSASLPPPTASKPTVDLMGRYLAPPVSTALAAVGLVPGDILLVSSGRTVYELAQFDLEKIPGILVAPTVGGNDQPEEWYQTNEITRLIANKLGGRANYLFAPALPGADLHSIIHSDPAIQRVLELWPQARCILMGVGAPPLLRSDIPRFVPTDSASLRDSVGDVCSRFYDRDGNSVEFPGSDRLIAVELDALPKIPVGIAVAVGSDKVVPIITGARAHFFNRLVTDPATAQDILTHITTSDEKDTL from the coding sequence ATGGCGATCACCGGCTCAGCAAGCGAGAACCCCCTGTTGGGCCAGTCGGCCGACGGGAGTCACTTCGCGCCCACCCTGCTGTACACCGCGGCCAAGCTGTACTACGACGAGGACGCAACCCAGGCCGAAGTGGCCGCGAAACTCGGTACGAGTCGGGCTACCGTGAGTCGGTTGCTCTCCGAAGCGAGGCGCCAAGGCATCGTTCGGATCGAGGTCGTCCCACCCAGCGACTACTCGCAGGAAGACCTCGCAGAACGCGTCGCCGCCGCACTCGGCCTCCAGCACGTCTACCTGTCGGCGTCGCTACCCCCGCCCACGGCGTCGAAACCGACGGTGGACCTCATGGGCCGCTACCTCGCTCCCCCGGTCTCCACAGCGCTGGCCGCCGTTGGACTCGTACCCGGCGACATCCTGTTGGTGTCCTCCGGACGAACCGTCTACGAACTGGCGCAGTTCGATTTGGAGAAGATCCCTGGAATTCTGGTGGCTCCGACCGTCGGCGGGAACGACCAACCCGAGGAGTGGTACCAGACGAACGAGATCACGAGGCTCATCGCCAACAAGCTGGGCGGACGGGCCAACTATTTGTTCGCGCCCGCCCTTCCTGGTGCCGACCTGCATTCGATCATCCACTCCGACCCGGCAATTCAACGAGTGCTCGAACTGTGGCCCCAAGCTCGGTGCATCCTCATGGGCGTCGGGGCCCCGCCCCTGCTCCGCTCGGACATTCCGCGGTTCGTCCCCACGGATTCTGCGTCGCTCCGGGATTCGGTCGGCGACGTATGTTCGCGCTTCTACGACCGCGACGGAAATTCCGTGGAATTTCCGGGCTCCGACCGACTCATCGCAGTCGAACTCGATGCGCTGCCGAAGATCCCGGTCGGCATCGCGGTTGCCGTCGGCTCGGACAAGGTGGTTCCGATCATCACCGGCGCACGTGCACACTTTTTCAACCGGCTCGTCACCGATCCCGCCACTGCACAGGACATTCTGACCCACATCACGACTTCCGACGAGAAAGACACCTTATGA
- a CDS encoding NAD(P) transhydrogenase subunit alpha, whose product MYTPLLANIAILVLAGFVGFAVISKVPNTLHTPLMSGTNAIHGIVVLGALIVLGRLPEDASWGVRIIAFVALIFGTLNVVGGFLVTDRMLSMFKSKKAPVAAPSSDSAQKGADS is encoded by the coding sequence ATGTACACCCCACTTCTCGCGAATATCGCGATTCTCGTGCTGGCCGGTTTCGTCGGCTTCGCTGTCATCTCCAAAGTCCCCAACACCTTGCACACGCCGCTGATGTCGGGCACCAACGCCATTCACGGCATCGTCGTGCTCGGCGCGCTCATCGTCCTGGGCCGTCTGCCGGAGGACGCGTCGTGGGGTGTGCGCATCATCGCGTTCGTCGCGCTGATCTTCGGCACGCTCAACGTCGTCGGCGGCTTCCTGGTCACCGACCGCATGCTCAGCATGTTCAAATCCAAGAAGGCACCCGTGGCAGCCCCATCTTCTGATTCCGCGCAGAAGGGTGCTGATTCCTGA
- a CDS encoding phosphotransferase family protein has translation MSTDMDFSAVSEWIGGLGIGAVSPLNFDRIGNGQSNLTYCVSDAGGSRWVLRRPPLGRLLASAHDVVREFRILSGLQNTSVPVPKMIALSENPAVAEAPLVLMSYVDGLVVDSPAKAEGLTEDVRSAVGESMTTALADIHRVDLESAGLLDLASHKPYAERQLKRWTTQWANSKSRDVPALDLLAERLAANVPDQRELTLVHGDFHLNNVIIAPDGSIVAVVDWELCTLGDPLADIGALLAYWPEAGDAVAGPFMASTLPGFPTRAELTADYAAKTGRDVAAVGFWQVLALWKLSIIAEGVMRRAESDSRNRAGAGSPTTSLIDDIVARALSTADEIGI, from the coding sequence ATGTCAACGGACATGGACTTCTCTGCAGTATCCGAATGGATCGGCGGACTGGGGATCGGAGCGGTCTCTCCGCTGAACTTCGATCGAATCGGAAACGGACAGTCCAACCTCACCTACTGCGTGAGCGATGCCGGGGGCAGCCGGTGGGTTCTGCGGCGACCGCCGTTGGGTCGCCTGCTTGCGTCCGCGCACGACGTTGTGCGTGAGTTTCGGATCCTGAGTGGTCTGCAGAACACTTCGGTGCCGGTGCCGAAGATGATCGCGCTGAGTGAGAACCCAGCGGTAGCGGAGGCGCCCCTGGTGTTGATGAGCTATGTCGACGGTCTCGTGGTCGATTCACCGGCCAAAGCCGAAGGGCTCACCGAGGACGTACGGTCGGCCGTGGGCGAGAGCATGACGACCGCACTCGCCGACATTCACCGAGTCGATCTGGAGAGCGCGGGCTTGCTCGATCTAGCAAGCCACAAGCCGTACGCAGAGCGCCAACTCAAGAGATGGACGACGCAGTGGGCCAACTCCAAGTCGCGCGACGTGCCTGCACTCGACCTTCTCGCCGAGCGGCTCGCGGCGAACGTTCCCGATCAGCGTGAGCTGACACTGGTACACGGCGACTTCCATTTGAACAACGTGATCATCGCGCCCGATGGGTCCATCGTCGCAGTCGTCGACTGGGAGCTGTGCACTCTCGGCGATCCGCTGGCTGACATCGGAGCGTTGCTCGCGTACTGGCCCGAGGCAGGCGACGCGGTCGCAGGTCCGTTCATGGCGTCGACCTTGCCTGGATTTCCGACGCGGGCCGAGCTGACGGCCGACTATGCAGCCAAAACGGGGCGCGATGTGGCCGCGGTGGGGTTCTGGCAGGTGCTGGCGTTGTGGAAGTTGTCCATCATCGCCGAGGGCGTGATGCGTCGAGCGGAGTCGGACTCGCGCAATCGAGCCGGCGCTGGCAGTCCGACGACGTCGCTGATCGACGACATCGTGGCCCGAGCACTGTCGACGGCCGACGAGATCGGCATTTAG
- a CDS encoding NAD(P)(+) transhydrogenase (Re/Si-specific) subunit beta, giving the protein MNNLVNILYIVAFGMFIYGLMGLTGPKTAVRGNWIAAVGMGIAVVATLIEVRDAAAINWILIAAGLAIGVLLGVPPAKRTKMTAMPQLVALFNGVGGGTVALIAWSEFIETDGFSAFQHGEEPTVHIVIGSLFAAVIGSVSFWGSLVAFLKLQELLNKNVEKAFVKNARTFQLTNIVLLVLAVAVSIFIGIKSTPGEGTSVWFIVLVLVAAALMGLFVVFPIGGADMPVVISLLNALTGLSAAAAGLALNNTAMIVAGMIVGASGSILTNLMATAMNRSIPAIVFGSFGGGGSDAGPGADASGGVVKATSAADAAIQMAYASQVIVVPGYGLAVAQAQHAVKDMASILESKGVEVKYAIHPVAGRMPGHMNVLLAEADVEYDAMKEMDDINGEFSRTDVTIVIGANDVTNPAARNDPSSPIHGMPILNVDESRSVIVLKRSMSSGYAGIDNPLFTADRTSMLFGDAKKSVNSVIEELKAL; this is encoded by the coding sequence ATGAACAACCTCGTCAACATTCTCTACATCGTCGCGTTCGGCATGTTCATCTACGGTCTGATGGGCCTGACCGGCCCGAAGACCGCCGTCCGCGGCAACTGGATCGCCGCCGTCGGTATGGGCATCGCAGTGGTTGCGACCCTGATCGAGGTGCGCGACGCCGCCGCGATCAACTGGATCCTCATCGCCGCAGGTCTCGCGATCGGTGTACTCCTCGGTGTCCCGCCGGCCAAGCGCACCAAGATGACAGCGATGCCGCAGCTGGTGGCACTGTTCAACGGTGTCGGCGGCGGCACGGTCGCACTCATCGCGTGGTCGGAGTTCATCGAGACCGATGGTTTCTCGGCGTTCCAGCACGGCGAAGAGCCGACCGTGCACATCGTCATCGGTTCGTTGTTCGCCGCGGTGATCGGTTCGGTGTCGTTCTGGGGCTCGCTCGTGGCGTTCCTGAAACTGCAGGAACTGCTCAACAAGAACGTGGAGAAGGCGTTCGTGAAGAACGCACGCACGTTCCAGCTCACCAACATCGTCCTGTTGGTGCTCGCGGTGGCGGTGTCGATCTTCATCGGTATCAAATCGACCCCGGGCGAGGGCACCTCGGTGTGGTTCATCGTGTTGGTGCTCGTCGCGGCGGCGTTGATGGGTCTGTTCGTGGTGTTCCCGATCGGCGGCGCCGACATGCCCGTGGTGATCTCACTGCTCAACGCGTTGACGGGTCTGTCCGCAGCGGCTGCAGGTCTCGCGCTGAACAACACGGCGATGATCGTGGCGGGCATGATCGTCGGTGCGTCGGGTTCGATCCTCACGAACCTGATGGCGACGGCGATGAACCGGTCCATTCCGGCGATCGTGTTCGGGTCGTTCGGTGGCGGCGGCAGCGATGCCGGTCCGGGAGCCGATGCATCGGGCGGTGTCGTCAAGGCGACGTCGGCGGCTGATGCTGCGATTCAGATGGCGTACGCCTCGCAGGTCATCGTCGTGCCGGGGTACGGGCTTGCTGTCGCGCAGGCACAGCATGCCGTCAAGGACATGGCGTCGATCCTCGAAAGCAAGGGCGTCGAGGTCAAGTACGCCATTCACCCCGTTGCAGGTCGTATGCCGGGTCACATGAATGTGCTCCTCGCTGAAGCCGACGTCGAGTACGACGCGATGAAGGAAATGGACGACATCAACGGTGAATTCTCGCGTACCGATGTCACCATCGTCATCGGCGCCAACGATGTCACCAACCCGGCGGCACGCAACGACCCGTCCAGCCCGATCCACGGCATGCCGATCCTCAACGTCGACGAGTCCCGCTCGGTCATCGTGCTCAAGCGTTCGATGAGCTCGGGCTACGCCGGTATCGACAATCCGCTGTTCACCGCCGATCGCACCTCGATGCTGTTCGGGGACGCGAAGAAGTCGGTCAACTCCGTCATCGAGGAATTGAAAGCCCTCTAA
- a CDS encoding SDR family NAD(P)-dependent oxidoreductase, giving the protein MTTSSDGSPTLDSSLTGVDSKRVLITGASRGIGADIAQTFAAAGARIVLSGRDHATLESFSRTLDTETAIVVADLSTPSGADALAEDAARAFGGIDVLINNAGISYPETVDALDTAHFDEVMQVNLRAPALLAARVGRAMAEGSGGSIVTIASAAALRPLPEHYAYCTAKAGLIMATKVLALELGGRGVRANSVCPTVVLTDMGQKVWGDPVKSAPMLARIPAGRFAVPSEVSATALWLASDSSAMINGIDIPVDGGYLVS; this is encoded by the coding sequence ATGACAACGAGTTCCGACGGGTCGCCGACCCTCGACAGTTCGCTGACAGGCGTCGACAGCAAACGGGTGCTGATCACCGGCGCCAGCCGCGGAATCGGGGCCGATATCGCCCAGACCTTCGCGGCGGCAGGCGCGCGCATCGTCCTGTCCGGGCGCGATCACGCTACGCTCGAATCCTTCTCTCGTACACTCGATACCGAGACGGCGATCGTCGTAGCCGACCTGTCGACCCCCTCGGGAGCCGACGCACTGGCAGAGGACGCCGCACGCGCTTTCGGGGGCATCGACGTGCTGATCAACAACGCAGGAATCTCCTATCCGGAAACTGTCGATGCACTGGACACCGCACATTTCGACGAGGTGATGCAGGTCAACCTCCGTGCCCCGGCGTTGCTCGCAGCCCGTGTCGGTCGCGCGATGGCCGAGGGCAGCGGCGGATCCATCGTCACGATCGCATCGGCGGCAGCACTGCGACCACTACCCGAGCACTACGCATACTGCACCGCGAAAGCCGGACTGATCATGGCCACCAAGGTTCTTGCGCTCGAACTCGGCGGCCGAGGTGTGCGAGCCAATTCCGTCTGCCCCACAGTTGTTCTCACCGATATGGGCCAGAAGGTCTGGGGCGATCCCGTCAAGTCGGCGCCCATGCTCGCGCGTATTCCTGCGGGTCGTTTCGCGGTCCCGTCCGAGGTGTCCGCGACAGCGCTGTGGCTCGCATCCGACTCGTCGGCGATGATCAACGGAATCGACATCCCCGTCGACGGCGGCTACCTGGTCAGTTGA
- a CDS encoding benzoate/H(+) symporter BenE family transporter codes for MTDQTEPPPNARSSRVQPVSAGIVAALVGFTSSFAVVLTGLRAVGASPTEAASGLLAICVTQALGMLYLSRRYRQPITLAWSTPGAALLAGTGTVAGGWPAAVGAFVVVGVLVVTTGLWPRLGALINSIPTSLAQAMLAGVLLPLCLKPVTAFAASPVVIAPVVGVWLVLQKLSKRWAVPAAFGAAAVVIGIDVVAGDRVPNASDMIPRIDLTVPHWTWQAIVGIALPLYIVTMASQNIPGMAVMRSFGYDVPWRRAMGVTGIGTVIGAPFGGHTINLAAISAALAAAPSAHPDPKRRWIAAASAGWFYLFLALCSAAVATLVAVAPAGVIETVAGLALLGTLGASLAGALKDETGREAAILTFVIAASGIAIAGIGSAFWALVVGLVLRWVLRPKRLE; via the coding sequence GTGACCGACCAGACCGAACCGCCGCCGAACGCCAGGTCATCTCGCGTGCAACCCGTCAGCGCCGGGATCGTTGCCGCGCTGGTGGGTTTCACGAGTTCGTTCGCGGTCGTACTCACCGGACTTCGTGCGGTGGGCGCCTCACCGACCGAGGCGGCGTCGGGTCTGCTTGCGATCTGCGTGACCCAGGCGCTCGGCATGCTGTACCTGTCCAGGCGTTACCGGCAGCCGATCACTCTGGCCTGGTCGACGCCCGGCGCAGCCCTGCTCGCCGGAACCGGAACCGTGGCCGGGGGTTGGCCCGCCGCGGTCGGCGCTTTCGTGGTCGTCGGTGTTCTGGTCGTCACAACGGGTTTGTGGCCGCGGCTCGGAGCGCTGATCAACTCGATCCCCACCTCCCTCGCACAGGCCATGCTCGCAGGTGTTCTGCTGCCGCTCTGCTTGAAGCCGGTGACTGCGTTCGCGGCGTCGCCAGTCGTCATCGCCCCGGTCGTCGGGGTATGGCTGGTTCTGCAGAAGTTGTCGAAACGCTGGGCCGTCCCTGCGGCGTTCGGCGCAGCGGCGGTGGTCATCGGCATCGATGTCGTTGCGGGAGATCGGGTTCCGAACGCCTCCGACATGATCCCCCGGATCGACCTCACGGTTCCACATTGGACATGGCAAGCGATCGTCGGAATCGCCCTTCCGCTGTACATCGTCACCATGGCTTCACAGAACATCCCGGGGATGGCCGTCATGAGGTCGTTCGGCTACGACGTTCCATGGCGCCGCGCCATGGGTGTCACCGGCATCGGCACTGTCATCGGAGCACCGTTCGGCGGTCACACCATCAACCTCGCCGCGATCAGCGCAGCCCTCGCGGCAGCGCCCTCCGCGCACCCCGACCCGAAGCGGCGCTGGATCGCGGCGGCGAGCGCCGGGTGGTTCTATCTGTTTCTCGCGCTGTGCTCGGCCGCAGTCGCGACCCTCGTCGCCGTCGCTCCGGCGGGCGTCATCGAGACCGTGGCCGGTCTAGCTCTTCTCGGCACGCTCGGCGCGTCGCTCGCGGGCGCGCTGAAGGACGAGACGGGACGGGAGGCAGCCATCCTGACCTTCGTGATCGCGGCGTCGGGAATCGCAATTGCGGGTATCGGTTCGGCGTTCTGGGCGCTCGTCGTCGGACTGGTCTTGCGCTGGGTGCTGAGGCCGAAACGGCTAGAGTAA
- a CDS encoding ABC transporter substrate-binding protein gives MLRAMGLAGVAAASVPILSSCGVGGGVNAVNGAGEVSGPFDWKAVQGTTLNILQTPHPYQQSFQPLLGEFEQLTGITVNADLVPEADYFTKLNTELAGGTGKHDVFMLGAYFIWQYGPPGWLEDLNPWLQNTSATSDEYDFEDIYEGLRTSTSWDFEQGSPLGTGGQWALPWGFENNVVAYNKKFFDENGITLPDTFDNFVQLAIDLTDRSQNRYGIATRGSKSWATIHPGFMTQFTREGAQDYVFENGELQARMNSDKAVAFTEKWIEMQHKAGPTSWTSYDYPNATGDLGDGKAMMVFDADSATYPKNKPGASAQAGNIGWYPGPAGPDGSYATNLWTWSLAMNSMSKNKHAAWLFMQWATGKEAMSKAVQGGIYADPVRKSVFDGVFKDQVADQAGYLETFETVIEQSKIQFTPQKKFFDTTQNWASALQDIYGGDDAQSRLDGLAKTNTSKVNL, from the coding sequence ATGCTCCGCGCGATGGGGTTGGCAGGCGTCGCCGCGGCGTCGGTGCCCATCCTGTCCTCCTGTGGTGTCGGCGGCGGAGTGAACGCCGTCAACGGCGCGGGCGAGGTGAGCGGGCCGTTCGACTGGAAGGCAGTGCAGGGCACCACGCTCAACATCCTGCAGACCCCGCACCCGTACCAGCAGTCGTTCCAACCGCTGCTCGGCGAGTTCGAACAACTCACCGGCATCACCGTCAACGCGGATCTCGTTCCCGAGGCGGATTACTTCACCAAGCTCAACACCGAACTTGCCGGTGGCACAGGCAAACACGACGTCTTCATGCTCGGCGCGTACTTCATCTGGCAGTACGGCCCTCCCGGATGGCTCGAAGACCTCAACCCGTGGCTGCAGAACACATCTGCAACCAGCGACGAGTACGACTTCGAGGACATCTACGAGGGACTACGGACCTCCACGAGCTGGGACTTCGAGCAGGGTTCGCCGCTCGGTACGGGTGGACAGTGGGCACTGCCCTGGGGATTCGAGAACAACGTGGTCGCCTACAACAAGAAGTTCTTCGACGAGAACGGCATCACGTTGCCGGACACTTTCGACAACTTCGTTCAGTTGGCGATCGATCTGACCGATCGCTCGCAGAACCGCTACGGCATCGCGACACGTGGATCGAAGTCGTGGGCCACCATCCACCCCGGCTTCATGACGCAGTTCACGCGAGAGGGCGCACAGGACTACGTCTTCGAGAACGGCGAGCTGCAGGCGCGGATGAACTCCGACAAGGCAGTTGCGTTCACCGAGAAGTGGATCGAGATGCAGCACAAGGCCGGTCCCACGTCGTGGACGTCCTACGACTACCCCAACGCGACCGGGGATCTGGGCGACGGCAAGGCAATGATGGTCTTCGACGCGGACAGCGCGACTTACCCGAAGAACAAGCCGGGTGCATCCGCGCAGGCGGGCAACATCGGTTGGTACCCCGGACCTGCGGGGCCCGACGGCAGCTACGCCACCAACCTGTGGACGTGGTCGTTGGCGATGAATTCGATGTCGAAGAACAAGCATGCGGCCTGGCTGTTCATGCAGTGGGCAACAGGCAAGGAGGCGATGTCGAAGGCGGTGCAGGGAGGCATCTACGCCGACCCCGTCCGCAAATCGGTGTTCGACGGCGTCTTCAAGGATCAGGTCGCCGATCAGGCCGGCTACCTCGAGACCTTCGAGACCGTCATCGAACAGTCCAAGATTCAGTTCACCCCGCAGAAGAAGTTCTTCGACACCACCCAGAACTGGGCGTCGGCACTCCAGGACATCTACGGCGGCGACGACGCGCAGTCCAGGCTCGACGGACTGGCGAAAACCAACACCTCGAAGGTGAACCTGTGA
- a CDS encoding FGGY-family carbohydrate kinase, whose product MNLFVGIDMGTGSSKGVLVTATGEVLASEQRAHTMSLPHPGWAEVDADAVWWSDVCAIASALMTEVPSGSSVAGVCVSGVGPCLVLTDDALRPVRPAILYGIDSRASREIDELTDFFGAEAILQRCGKSLSSQAVGPKIEWVRKNEPEKFDRATKWFGSNSYIVAKLTGEYVQDHHTASQCDPLYSVREFGWNTDWIGRVLGDLEVPRLAWPSDVVGHVDARGSDATGIPLGTPVVAGTVDAYAEAFSVGVRHPGDLMLMYGSTMFLVQVLADYHTNSALWTTTGVQAGTYALAAGTSTAGSLTTWLQTLTGGAPFDELMREASAVPAGAEGLLILPYLAGERTPVFDADARGVMAGLTLRHGRGHIFRAAYEGISFGIRQILEMFDDAATPVARAVAVGGGLRSPVWAQALSDITGQTQLVTEQAIGASYGDGLLAAIGVGEVSPETDWATVASEVPPNPAHRALYDDLYASWLQLYPATRDIVHAGAQLTR is encoded by the coding sequence GTGAACTTGTTCGTGGGGATCGATATGGGCACCGGCAGTAGCAAAGGCGTCCTGGTCACCGCCACCGGCGAGGTTCTTGCGTCCGAGCAGCGAGCCCATACGATGTCGCTACCCCATCCTGGTTGGGCCGAAGTCGATGCCGACGCAGTGTGGTGGAGCGACGTATGTGCCATCGCGTCCGCGTTGATGACCGAGGTCCCGTCGGGTTCTTCGGTCGCAGGCGTATGTGTCAGCGGAGTGGGACCGTGTCTAGTACTGACCGATGATGCACTTCGGCCGGTCAGACCGGCGATCCTCTACGGAATCGACTCCCGTGCATCCCGCGAAATCGATGAACTGACAGATTTTTTCGGTGCCGAAGCAATTCTGCAGCGGTGCGGCAAGTCGTTGTCCAGCCAGGCTGTCGGTCCCAAGATCGAATGGGTTCGCAAGAACGAGCCCGAGAAGTTCGATCGCGCAACCAAGTGGTTCGGCTCCAATTCCTACATTGTCGCCAAGCTCACCGGCGAGTACGTGCAGGATCACCACACTGCAAGCCAATGCGACCCGCTGTATTCGGTTCGTGAATTCGGTTGGAACACAGACTGGATCGGCCGTGTGCTCGGGGACCTGGAGGTGCCGCGGCTTGCATGGCCGAGTGACGTCGTCGGGCATGTCGATGCGCGTGGCAGCGACGCGACCGGCATTCCGCTGGGAACTCCGGTCGTCGCGGGCACCGTCGACGCCTATGCCGAAGCGTTCAGCGTGGGAGTGCGGCACCCGGGCGATTTGATGTTGATGTACGGCTCGACCATGTTCCTCGTCCAGGTCCTGGCGGACTACCACACCAATTCGGCCTTATGGACGACCACTGGAGTGCAAGCGGGCACGTATGCACTGGCGGCGGGAACCTCGACTGCGGGTTCGTTGACCACCTGGTTGCAGACCCTCACCGGCGGTGCGCCGTTCGACGAGTTGATGCGTGAGGCGTCTGCCGTACCGGCTGGGGCCGAGGGCCTGCTGATCTTGCCCTACCTAGCGGGCGAGCGAACGCCGGTATTCGACGCCGACGCCCGTGGTGTGATGGCCGGACTGACCCTGCGGCACGGGCGGGGGCACATCTTTCGCGCAGCCTACGAGGGAATCTCGTTCGGCATCAGGCAGATTCTGGAAATGTTCGACGACGCAGCCACTCCGGTTGCGCGCGCCGTCGCGGTCGGGGGAGGACTACGGAGCCCGGTGTGGGCGCAGGCGCTCAGCGACATCACCGGACAGACGCAACTGGTGACCGAACAGGCCATCGGTGCGAGCTACGGGGACGGTTTGCTCGCCGCGATCGGGGTCGGTGAGGTATCGCCCGAGACCGATTGGGCGACTGTTGCATCCGAGGTGCCGCCCAATCCCGCGCACCGGGCGCTGTACGACGATCTGTACGCAAGCTGGTTGCAGCTGTACCCGGCAACGCGGGACATCGTCCACGCCGGGGCTCAACTGACCAGGTAG
- a CDS encoding acyl-CoA thioesterase encodes MTASAGQRAEHNPAAEYPALWPIATRWDDNDHYGHVNNVTYYSYFDTAVNAWLMNTTGVDIRTLPAIGVVAETSCTYRRELSFPDALQVGLSVEKLGARSIVYSLALFREGADDELELAATGRFVHVYVDAVTRKPVAIPTEIEAAARTLVVPS; translated from the coding sequence ATGACAGCCTCCGCAGGTCAGCGCGCCGAACACAACCCCGCCGCCGAGTACCCCGCCCTGTGGCCGATTGCGACGCGATGGGACGACAACGATCACTACGGCCACGTCAACAATGTGACCTACTACTCGTACTTCGACACTGCAGTGAACGCCTGGCTGATGAACACGACCGGGGTCGACATTCGCACGTTGCCTGCCATCGGTGTGGTCGCGGAAACCTCGTGCACGTATCGACGTGAGCTGTCCTTCCCCGATGCTCTCCAGGTCGGACTGTCGGTAGAGAAGCTCGGAGCCCGAAGCATCGTGTATTCGCTCGCGCTCTTCCGTGAGGGCGCGGACGACGAACTCGAACTGGCCGCCACCGGCAGATTCGTCCACGTCTATGTCGATGCCGTCACGCGGAAGCCTGTTGCAATTCCGACGGAGATCGAGGCCGCCGCGAGGACTCTCGTCGTTCCGAGCTAA